From one Ooceraea biroi isolate clonal line C1 chromosome 7, Obir_v5.4, whole genome shotgun sequence genomic stretch:
- the LOC105288037 gene encoding uncharacterized protein LOC105288037 gives MVALKFLTPEQKQFWRDNGYIKLTNVYSLKEMNEISYAYNELFERKHRENLAGLESAWIGEEMKKAAGYIDYTVKSIHNLQMHSAVFTRAITHPNLLDVLEDVMDTEDILLHHTKAHIKPPEKGAPYLMHQDYHYFSHNKHTMLAVFLHLDDTTPENGGLAVYPGSHKLGPLTDHGVTDEKGERYHYVDPEKYPLSKAVPVSAKKDEIIVFSYLLLHGSYLNLSEKSRRMFLLQVRAADDEPTEDVHKSPCQGLLLRGRNVYKDTSMANRFTH, from the exons ATGGTTGCTTTGAAATTCTTAACGCCAGAGCAGAAGCAATTCTGGCGAGACAATGGCTACATTAAATTGACGAACGTGTATTCCTTGAAGGAGATGAACGAAATATCTTATGCTTACAACGAATTATTCGAGAGGAAGCATCGTGAAAATCTGGCGGGTTTGGAGTCTGCTTGGATCGGAGAAGAGATGAAGAAAGCTGCTGGATACATTGATTATACt GTGAAATCCATTCACAATCTGCAAATGCATAGCGCAGTCTTTACTCGCGCCATCACGCACCCGAATCTATTGGACGTCCTCGAGGATGTCATGGACACCGAGGATATCCTGCTACATCACACCAAGGCACACATAAAGCCACCAGAAAAAGGAGCGCCCTACCTGATGCATCAAGATTACCATTACTTCTCTCATAACAAGCACACCATGCTAGCTGTGTTTCTACATTTAGACGACACGACGCCAGAGAATGGTGGTTTAGCGGTATATCCCGGTAGTCACAAGTTAGGACCGTTGACGGATCACGGGGTGACCGATGAGAAAGGCGAACGGTATCATTACGTTGATCCCGAGAAGTATCCGTTGTCGAAAGCCGTGCCCGTATCAGCGAAGAAAGACGAGATTATCGTCTTCTCCTATTTGCTGCTCCATGGTTCGTATCTGAATTTGTCTGAGAAAAGCCGACGTATGTTCTTGTTGCAAGTGAGAGCCGCCGACGACGAGCCGACCGAGGACGTGCACAAATCCCCCTGCCAGGGCCTGCTGCTGCGTGGTAGGAATGTTTACAAAGATACGTCGATGGCCAACAGATTCACGCATTGA
- the LOC105288039 gene encoding MAD2L1-binding protein has protein sequence MVDVSKYISVDYKLSDRLSTKKMFSRKKGETEINVLLDEPLTSDSCTKVVIEIVKYILYQKQQIPFVYEALARKFQTNVQATDRNAVSFKNLSNTLKNVSDHISSQFFLEGCDMKEVAVLLGATIFSPKVYIGIEFPPYILNSKQHKEYQHSSRKPLLKLMKAILECEEFQEAMSAPLGVTNTFIMLKKSDRNSVSDYFLPKPQYTPPTETTRLDCFKIKLCHDNQVDIPCTCRTLIKIYHDSCKTDSENETDVQCSQYNGSTQSLYQWYQSKQVIRGFKFYS, from the exons ATGGTGGACGTTTCAAAATACATTTCTGTAGATTACAAACTTTCAGATCGGCTTTCGACGAAAAAGATGTTTTCCAGAAAAAAGGGCGAGACAGAAATCAACGTGTTGTTAGACGAACCACTGACCAGTGATTCGTGCACGAAAGTGGTGATCGAAATCGTTAAATACATCCTGTATCAAAAGCAGCAGATACCGTTCGTGTACGAGGCGCTAGCCCGTAAATTTCAAACGAATGTTCAGGCAACAGACAGAAACGCAGTTTCTTTTAAGAACTTGTCCAACACGTTAAAAAATGTCTCGGATCACATATCTTCGCAGTTCTTCCTTGAGGGCTGCGACATGAAAGAAGTTGCCGTTCTACTCGGTGCTACGATATTCTCGCCGAAGGTTTACATCGGGATAGAGTTTCCGCCGTACATTCTCAACAGCAAGCAGCATAAGGAATATCAACACTCCTCGAGAAAGCCGCTCTTGAAGCTGATGAA GGCCATATTAGAATGCGAAGAGTTCCAAGAGGCAATGAGTGCTCCCTTAGGTGTGACAAACACGTTCATCATGTTGAAGAAAAGTGATCGTAACTCGGTGTCGGATTATTTCTTACCTAAACCACAATACACACCACCTACGGAGACAACAAGATTAGATTGCTTCAAGATTAAATTGTGCCACGATAATCAGGTGGACATACCATGCACGTGTCGGACtctcattaaaatatatcatgaCTCATGTAAGACTGATTCAGAGAATGAAACCGACGTGCAATGTAGTCAGTACAATGGTTCTACTCAGTCTTTATATCAGTGGTATCAGTCAAAGCAGGTCATAAGAGGATTTAAATTCTATTCATGA